In one window of Oncorhynchus kisutch isolate 150728-3 linkage group LG16, Okis_V2, whole genome shotgun sequence DNA:
- the LOC109906370 gene encoding FH1/FH2 domain-containing protein 1 isoform X1: MTQSYQIKDMPLTSGLDKSWVSFLKSAPRLRLNTLDFSDLWDEEDLGLDSAEEDGGTLINQTSACLQTPPPPPPMPPSAPPPPLSTGYASSMGKPSGCRTLKLHWRELHSLPPLPRVSRFGPQTIWAGLEPVHLDTNRLEYLFETKGNGSICSVLTGRQKLPSVSVLGVKRSNIITIALSSLPPPRLLPPAIYTMDCSVLDREDVQRLQSLVPSEEELSLIRKAQAESPHSPLGPAELCLLTLGQITYLSPRLQLWAFALDYDTLEREIAEPLFHLKLAMEQLAANQTFRCILATVLAIGNFLNGCKAGGFELSYLGKLSQVRDTHSRQPLLYHMCVLLLQLYPQSSDLYSDITSVTRTSKCDYTQVQSSLSQLEAFCKSSWDQLRLLEREDEKKRGGRDRGGEREGTLRQRLPTFLKECEDRLKVLRAVHRRVINRFHSFLLFLGYSRTMVRETNAEDFCKTVSDFSLEYRATRLSILQQRERERGREKGGESPSSPAPNHKHHYHPHHHHQTPSQESLEQCKLEEVLKTPESDFQLDSTLPRHRSKKTDIRGRLSRKLKW, translated from the exons ATGACACAATCCTATCAAATCAAGGACATGCCCTTAACTTCAGGCCTCGACAAATCCTGGGTTTCCTTCCTAAAGTCTGCACCTCGTCTCCGCCTCAACACCTTGGACTTCTCCGACCTGTGGGATGAGGAGGACCTTGGATTGGACAGCGCTGAGGAAGACGGTGGCACCTTGATCAACCAAACCTCAGCATGTCTCcaaacaccacctcctcctcctcccatgccgccctcagctcctccccctcccctgtctacaGGATATGCCTCTTCCATGGGGAAACCCTCAGGTTGTCGTACCTTAAAGCTCCACTGGAGGGAGCTCCACAGCCTGCCCCCCCTGCCCAGGGTTAGCCGCTTTGGGCCCCAGACCATCTGGGCTGGGCTGGAGCCGGTGCACCTGGACACCAACCGGCTGGAGTACCTGTTTGAGACCAAGGGAAATGGCTCCATCTGCAGCGTGCTGACGGGAAGGCAG AAGCTGCCGTCTGTCTCAGTTCTGGGGGTGAAACGGAGTAACATCATCACAATTGCCCTCAGTAGCCTCCCTCCTCCCCGCCTGCTGCCTCCTGCCATTTATACCATGGACTGTAGTGTTCTGGACAGAGAGGACGTACAG cgTCTCCAGTCCCTGGTCCCCAGTGAAGAGGAGCTGTCTCTGATCAGGAAGGCCCAGGCCGAGTCCCCCCACTCGCCTCTGGGCCCAGCTGAGCTCTGTCTCCTAACCCTGGGGCAGATCACTTACCTGAGCCCCAGGCTTCAGCTCTGGGCTTTCGCTCTGGACTATGACACCCTGGAAAGA GAAATTGCAGAGCCTCTCTTCCACCTGAAGCTTGCCATGGAACAGCTGGCAGCCAATCAGACCTTTAGATGCATCTTGGCCACTGTGCTAGCCATTGGTAACTTCCTCAATGGATGCAAG gccGGTGGTTTTGAGTTGAGTTACCTGGGGAAGTTGTCTCAGGTCAGAGATACACACTCCCGTCAGCCTCTCCTGTACCATATGTGTGttctgctcctgcagctctacCCACAGTCctcagacctctactctgatatCACCTCTGTCACCCGCAccagcaag tGTGACTACACCCAGGtccagtccagcctctcacagCTGGAGGCCTTTTGCAAATCCTCATGGGACCAGCTGCGTCTGCTAGAACGGGAggatgagaagaagagaggaggacgggACAGAGGAGGGGAGCGGGAAGGCACCCTGCGACAGAGGTTACCTACGTTCCTGAAGGAATGTGAGGACAGGCTGAAGGTACTGAGAGCTGTCCATCGGAGGGTTATCAACAG GTTTCACTCATTCCTTTTGTTTCTGGGTTACTCTCGTACGATGGTGAGAGAGACGAATGCGGAGGACTTCTGTAAGACCGTCAGTGACTTCTCCCTGGAATACAGAGCCACCCGTCTCTCCATCCTacaacaaagggagagagagagggggcgagagaaaggaggagagagtccCAGCTCACCTGCACCTAACCACAAACACCActaccatccccaccaccaccaccagacacctTCTCAG GAGAGCTTGGAGCAGTGCAAACTAGAGGAGGTATTGAAGACCCCAGAATCTGACTTTCAGTTAGATTCCACCCTTCCACGCCACCGCAGTAAGAAGACTGATatcagag GTCGACTCTCCCGGAAGCTAAAGTGGTGA
- the LOC109906370 gene encoding FH1/FH2 domain-containing protein 1 isoform X2, translating to MTQSYQIKDMPLTSGLDKSWVSFLKSAPRLRLNTLDFSDLWDEEDLGLDSAEEDGGTLINQTSACLQTPPPPPPMPPSAPPPPLSTGYASSMGKPSGCRTLKLHWRELHSLPPLPRVSRFGPQTIWAGLEPVHLDTNRLEYLFETKGNGSICSVLTGRQKLPSVSVLGVKRSNIITIALSSLPPPRLLPPAIYTMDCSVLDREDVQRLQSLVPSEEELSLIRKAQAESPHSPLGPAELCLLTLGQITYLSPRLQLWAFALDYDTLEREIAEPLFHLKLAMEQLAANQTFRCILATVLAIGNFLNGCKAGGFELSYLGKLSQVRDTHSRQPLLYHMCVLLLQLYPQSSDLYSDITSVTRTSKCDYTQVQSSLSQLEAFCKSSWDQLRLLEREDEKKRGGRDRGGEREGTLRQRLPTFLKECEDRLKVSLIPFVSGLLSYDGERDECGGLL from the exons ATGACACAATCCTATCAAATCAAGGACATGCCCTTAACTTCAGGCCTCGACAAATCCTGGGTTTCCTTCCTAAAGTCTGCACCTCGTCTCCGCCTCAACACCTTGGACTTCTCCGACCTGTGGGATGAGGAGGACCTTGGATTGGACAGCGCTGAGGAAGACGGTGGCACCTTGATCAACCAAACCTCAGCATGTCTCcaaacaccacctcctcctcctcccatgccgccctcagctcctccccctcccctgtctacaGGATATGCCTCTTCCATGGGGAAACCCTCAGGTTGTCGTACCTTAAAGCTCCACTGGAGGGAGCTCCACAGCCTGCCCCCCCTGCCCAGGGTTAGCCGCTTTGGGCCCCAGACCATCTGGGCTGGGCTGGAGCCGGTGCACCTGGACACCAACCGGCTGGAGTACCTGTTTGAGACCAAGGGAAATGGCTCCATCTGCAGCGTGCTGACGGGAAGGCAG AAGCTGCCGTCTGTCTCAGTTCTGGGGGTGAAACGGAGTAACATCATCACAATTGCCCTCAGTAGCCTCCCTCCTCCCCGCCTGCTGCCTCCTGCCATTTATACCATGGACTGTAGTGTTCTGGACAGAGAGGACGTACAG cgTCTCCAGTCCCTGGTCCCCAGTGAAGAGGAGCTGTCTCTGATCAGGAAGGCCCAGGCCGAGTCCCCCCACTCGCCTCTGGGCCCAGCTGAGCTCTGTCTCCTAACCCTGGGGCAGATCACTTACCTGAGCCCCAGGCTTCAGCTCTGGGCTTTCGCTCTGGACTATGACACCCTGGAAAGA GAAATTGCAGAGCCTCTCTTCCACCTGAAGCTTGCCATGGAACAGCTGGCAGCCAATCAGACCTTTAGATGCATCTTGGCCACTGTGCTAGCCATTGGTAACTTCCTCAATGGATGCAAG gccGGTGGTTTTGAGTTGAGTTACCTGGGGAAGTTGTCTCAGGTCAGAGATACACACTCCCGTCAGCCTCTCCTGTACCATATGTGTGttctgctcctgcagctctacCCACAGTCctcagacctctactctgatatCACCTCTGTCACCCGCAccagcaag tGTGACTACACCCAGGtccagtccagcctctcacagCTGGAGGCCTTTTGCAAATCCTCATGGGACCAGCTGCGTCTGCTAGAACGGGAggatgagaagaagagaggaggacgggACAGAGGAGGGGAGCGGGAAGGCACCCTGCGACAGAGGTTACCTACGTTCCTGAAGGAATGTGAGGACAGGCTGAAG GTTTCACTCATTCCTTTTGTTTCTGGGTTACTCTCGTACGATGGTGAGAGAGACGAATGCGGAGGACTTCTGTAA